Proteins found in one Luteimonas chenhongjianii genomic segment:
- a CDS encoding phosphotransferase — MTLVDRDTIESMIPHQGAMCLWDAVTGWDASSVRLRSASHRDPANPLRSDGMLRALHLCEYGAQAMAVHGGLRARASGASVRPGMLVALRGVQLHVARIDALSGDVECVAEVLVESEDSQQYAFRIVCDGVLLAEGRAAVMLGPAPP, encoded by the coding sequence ATGACGCTCGTCGATCGCGACACCATCGAATCGATGATCCCGCACCAGGGTGCGATGTGCCTGTGGGACGCGGTGACTGGGTGGGATGCGTCGAGCGTCAGGCTGCGCAGCGCAAGCCATCGCGATCCGGCCAATCCGCTGCGCAGCGACGGCATGCTGCGCGCGCTGCATCTGTGCGAATACGGTGCGCAGGCAATGGCGGTCCACGGTGGCCTGCGCGCGCGTGCGAGCGGCGCGTCCGTGCGTCCCGGCATGCTGGTGGCGCTGCGCGGCGTGCAGCTGCACGTGGCGCGGATCGACGCGCTTTCCGGCGACGTGGAATGCGTCGCCGAGGTGCTTGTCGAATCGGAGGACAGCCAGCAGTACGCCTTCCGCATCGTGTGTGACGGCGTACTGCTCGCCGAGGGTCGCGCTGCGGTGATGCTGGGGCCGGCGCCGCCCTAG
- the fabG gene encoding 3-oxoacyl-ACP reductase FabG, protein MSESPNQAPARRALVTGGSGDIGGAVCRRLAADGLHVIVHANANLARAQSVVADIVAAGGSAEAIAFDVADGAATRGALDALLEAGPVQVVVNNAGVHDDAPMAGMSEVQWKRVIDVSLHGFFHVTQPLLLPMARKRWGRIVSVSSVAAVTGNRGQTNYAAAKAALHGASKSLAREMASRGITVNVVAPGVIAGSMADEAFPAETIRQIVPAARPGTPDEVAALVAFLCSEQAGYINGQVIGINGGMG, encoded by the coding sequence ATGAGCGAATCCCCGAACCAGGCGCCCGCGCGCCGTGCACTCGTGACCGGCGGCAGTGGCGACATCGGTGGCGCGGTCTGTCGCCGGCTCGCGGCCGACGGATTGCATGTGATCGTCCACGCCAACGCCAATCTCGCACGTGCCCAAAGCGTGGTCGCCGACATCGTTGCCGCGGGCGGCAGCGCCGAGGCGATCGCCTTCGATGTCGCCGATGGGGCCGCGACCCGCGGCGCGCTCGACGCCTTGCTCGAAGCCGGGCCGGTCCAGGTGGTCGTCAACAATGCCGGTGTGCACGACGACGCGCCAATGGCCGGCATGTCGGAAGTGCAGTGGAAGCGGGTGATCGATGTCTCGCTGCACGGCTTCTTCCATGTCACCCAGCCGCTGCTGCTGCCGATGGCGCGCAAGCGCTGGGGTCGCATCGTCAGCGTATCGTCCGTGGCCGCGGTGACCGGCAACCGGGGGCAGACCAACTACGCAGCCGCGAAAGCGGCGCTGCACGGCGCCTCGAAGTCGCTGGCGCGCGAGATGGCCAGCCGCGGCATCACCGTGAACGTGGTCGCTCCGGGCGTGATCGCCGGCAGCATGGCCGACGAGGCGTTTCCGGCCGAGACCATCCGGCAGATCGTGCCGGCGGCCCGGCCCGGCACTCCCGACGAGGTCGCAGCGCTGGTCGCCTTCCTGTGCTCGGAGCAGGCGGGCTACATCAACGGCCAGGTCATCGGCATCAACGGCGGCATGGGCTGA
- a CDS encoding NAD(P)/FAD-dependent oxidoreductase, whose amino-acid sequence MRAEPAVARDHRTDVAILGGGLSGLTLAIQLRQRHPDLAVTVIERRQHPVREAAHKVGESSVEIGAHYFASVLGLREHLDQQHIRKFGFRFFFSDGSDRVDQCTELGVSELMPTPSWQIDRGRFENHLGVRARELGVRFDDGATVREIDLAEDDGDHAVQVEQGDSRHRVTCRWLVDAGGRAGLLKRKLGLAMANGHDANAVWWRVDGFIDPNSWSQDPQWLQRCDPPDRWRSTNHMCGPGYWFWLIPLSSGAHSVGIVCDGQMHPLETMNTHAKAMAWLRRHQPQVAATLDGGQHALQDFMFLRHFSHGAKQVFSSRRWALTGDAGLFLDPFYSPGSDFIAISNTYICDLIDKDRAGADLTPYADLYQQLYVSFYENTLTLYQDQYPLFGDTQVMPLKVIWDYTYYWALLAPLFFADRMTDLATLGRLRPAFQQAGALNLAIQPLLREWGQRNAGRPVPGARLLDQFRIDWFREMNGALSDTLDTAAFVARIGANVERMRWLAAELLQRARSEHPAIGDHGLDALLGDTSQLPVSLDASWYADAA is encoded by the coding sequence ATGCGCGCCGAACCTGCGGTGGCCCGTGACCATCGGACCGATGTCGCGATCCTGGGTGGCGGCCTGTCCGGCCTGACGCTGGCGATCCAGCTGCGCCAGCGCCATCCCGACCTCGCGGTGACCGTGATCGAACGGCGCCAACATCCCGTTCGCGAAGCCGCGCACAAGGTCGGCGAATCCAGCGTCGAGATCGGCGCGCATTACTTCGCCAGCGTGCTCGGCCTGCGCGAGCATCTCGACCAGCAACACATCCGCAAGTTCGGCTTCCGGTTCTTCTTCTCCGACGGCAGCGATCGCGTCGACCAGTGCACCGAGCTCGGGGTCAGCGAACTGATGCCGACCCCGTCGTGGCAGATCGACCGCGGCCGCTTCGAGAACCATCTGGGCGTGCGCGCGCGCGAACTGGGGGTGCGTTTCGATGACGGCGCGACGGTGCGCGAGATCGATCTGGCCGAAGACGATGGCGACCATGCGGTCCAGGTCGAACAGGGCGACTCCAGGCACAGGGTGACCTGTCGCTGGCTGGTCGATGCCGGCGGGCGCGCCGGACTGCTCAAGCGCAAGCTCGGCCTGGCCATGGCCAACGGCCACGACGCCAATGCGGTGTGGTGGCGCGTCGACGGGTTCATCGATCCCAACAGCTGGTCCCAGGACCCGCAGTGGCTGCAGCGCTGCGATCCACCGGATCGTTGGCGTTCGACCAACCACATGTGCGGGCCAGGCTACTGGTTCTGGCTGATCCCGCTGTCGTCGGGCGCGCATTCGGTAGGCATCGTCTGCGACGGGCAGATGCATCCGCTCGAGACCATGAACACCCACGCCAAGGCGATGGCCTGGCTGCGCCGCCACCAGCCACAGGTCGCAGCGACTCTCGACGGTGGTCAGCATGCCCTGCAGGACTTCATGTTCCTGCGGCATTTTTCCCACGGCGCCAAACAGGTGTTCTCCAGCCGGCGCTGGGCGCTGACCGGCGATGCCGGCCTGTTCCTGGATCCGTTCTATTCACCGGGCAGCGACTTCATCGCGATCAGCAATACCTACATCTGCGATCTGATCGACAAGGATCGCGCGGGTGCCGACCTCACGCCCTATGCCGATCTCTACCAGCAGCTGTACGTCTCGTTCTACGAGAACACCCTGACCCTCTATCAGGACCAGTACCCGCTGTTCGGCGATACGCAGGTGATGCCGCTCAAGGTGATCTGGGACTACACCTATTACTGGGCGCTGCTGGCGCCGCTGTTCTTCGCCGACCGGATGACCGACCTGGCCACGCTCGGCCGGCTGCGTCCGGCGTTCCAGCAGGCCGGCGCGCTCAATCTGGCGATCCAGCCACTGCTGCGCGAATGGGGCCAGCGGAACGCGGGGCGTCCGGTGCCCGGTGCGCGCCTGCTCGACCAGTTCCGTATCGACTGGTTCCGGGAGATGAACGGCGCGCTGTCGGATACGCTCGACACGGCTGCCTTCGTGGCGCGCATTGGCGCGAACGTCGAGCGCATGCGCTGGCTGGCCGCGGAACTGCTGCAACGCGCGCGCAGCGAGCACCCGGCGATCGGCGACCACGGTCTCGACGCCCTGCTCGGCGACACGTCCCAGCTTCCCGTGTCGCTCGACGCCAGCTGGTACGCCGACGCGGCCTGA
- a CDS encoding glycosyltransferase family 2 protein, which translates to MTEQVQLHRGNVAVVIPALNEALRIDGVVGDALAHCEHVIVVDDGSEDATADIVAALPVTLLRHPRRMGKGQALRAGFAEARRRGFAAVVTMDGDGQHRASDIPRMIDAANRYPDCIVNGARLRKRDSQPWYRRIGNDFGDWGISAACGFGMVDTQSGQRLYPAAVLALDDVSAEGFVFEAQILISAARRLGYRLVSVPVETRYHCAESTEQFRKSHFRLFRDLYNITSHVVVQALSHGHPIATYRSARARPPVIFDPGAAADGAAPMAEHAQGAG; encoded by the coding sequence ATGACTGAGCAGGTCCAGCTGCACCGCGGCAACGTCGCCGTGGTGATCCCGGCGCTCAACGAAGCGCTGCGCATCGATGGCGTGGTCGGCGATGCGCTGGCCCACTGCGAGCACGTGATCGTGGTCGACGACGGTTCCGAGGATGCCACCGCCGATATCGTCGCCGCCCTGCCGGTGACGCTGCTGCGTCACCCCCGGCGCATGGGCAAGGGTCAGGCGCTTCGAGCCGGTTTCGCCGAAGCGCGGCGGCGCGGATTCGCCGCCGTGGTGACCATGGACGGCGACGGACAGCACCGCGCCAGCGACATCCCACGGATGATCGATGCCGCGAACCGCTATCCCGACTGCATCGTCAACGGGGCCCGGCTGCGCAAGCGCGACTCGCAGCCCTGGTACCGCCGCATCGGCAACGATTTCGGCGACTGGGGCATCTCCGCGGCCTGCGGCTTCGGCATGGTCGACACCCAGAGCGGCCAGCGCCTGTACCCGGCCGCGGTCCTCGCCCTCGACGACGTATCCGCCGAGGGCTTCGTGTTCGAGGCGCAGATCCTGATCAGCGCGGCCCGCCGGCTCGGGTACCGGCTGGTGTCGGTGCCGGTGGAAACGCGCTACCACTGCGCGGAATCGACCGAGCAGTTCCGCAAGAGTCACTTCCGGCTGTTCCGCGATCTCTACAACATCACCTCGCATGTCGTGGTCCAGGCGCTGTCGCATGGTCATCCCATCGCCACCTACCGCAGCGCCCGCGCCCGGCCGCCGGTGATCTTCGATCCAGGTGCGGCGGCCGACGGCGCCGCACCCATGGCCGAACACGCGCAGGGCGCCGGCTGA
- a CDS encoding beta-ketoacyl synthase chain length factor translates to MSAAVQDGLTATIAGVGFWTDGLPDWPSARAFAIDGTRPDAAPARPSPQLLAPNERRRAPGSVAVALEVALAACRDAGIAPETLPSVFASTHGDLGITDYMCETLATDATAISPTRFHNSVHNAAAGYWTIGTGCTEATTALSAFDATFAQGLLEALMQLATGAPAVLLVAYDTASSGLLGTVTHSEGLLGAALVLVRDGGGPRLSARLGDGAELAPPGPLQAHAANNAMVQMLPLFDALASGAARTLLRAGPHRLLSLELAHD, encoded by the coding sequence ATGAGCGCCGCCGTGCAGGACGGCCTGACGGCGACGATCGCCGGTGTCGGCTTCTGGACCGACGGCCTGCCCGACTGGCCCTCGGCGCGCGCCTTCGCGATCGATGGAACGCGCCCGGACGCAGCGCCCGCGCGCCCCTCGCCGCAGCTGCTCGCGCCCAACGAACGCCGCCGCGCGCCGGGCTCGGTCGCGGTCGCACTGGAAGTCGCGCTGGCCGCATGCCGGGATGCCGGCATCGCGCCGGAGACATTGCCTTCGGTGTTCGCATCCACCCATGGCGACCTGGGCATCACCGACTACATGTGCGAGACGCTGGCGACCGATGCCACTGCGATCTCGCCCACCCGGTTCCACAACTCCGTGCACAACGCCGCTGCCGGGTACTGGACCATCGGCACCGGCTGCACCGAGGCCACGACCGCGCTGAGCGCCTTCGATGCGACCTTCGCCCAGGGCCTGCTCGAAGCGCTGATGCAGCTGGCGACCGGTGCGCCTGCAGTGCTGCTGGTCGCCTACGACACTGCGTCGAGCGGCCTGCTCGGCACCGTGACCCATAGCGAAGGCCTGCTCGGCGCCGCCCTTGTGCTGGTCCGGGACGGCGGCGGCCCACGCCTGAGCGCGCGCCTGGGCGATGGTGCCGAGCTCGCGCCGCCCGGCCCGCTGCAGGCGCACGCCGCGAACAATGCGATGGTGCAGATGCTGCCGCTGTTCGACGCACTCGCCTCGGGCGCGGCGCGCACCCTCCTGCGCGCCGGCCCGCACCGCCTCCTGTCCCTGGAGCTCGCCCATGACTGA
- a CDS encoding beta-ketoacyl-[acyl-carrier-protein] synthase family protein: protein MPAIAIRAFTATSALGRGNAAHAAALRTRRGGLRRNDFGPTPLPTWIGRVDGVEDAPLPSALSRWECRNNRLAWIALQHDGVQTALEAVVARHGVDRVALVVGTSTSSIGASEEAYSRAQEDETGTRRFPDDLARPIVHTPHSLGDFLQHATGLRGPCITVATACSSSAKVFAQAARMIEAGLVDAALVGGVDTLCGSVLFGFNALGLVSSAPCRPFDAARDGLSLGEAGGFAVLERAGPADTGLQLRGYGESSDAHHMSAPHPEGLGATLAMRAALDRAAIAPDAVGYLNLHGTSTPANDSVEARAVDALFPASLHASSTKGWTGHTLGAAGIVESVIALLALETGVLPGILESSVRDPACGPQIRFDNAEADIGFAMNNSFGFGGNNCSLVFGKVAA, encoded by the coding sequence ATGCCGGCGATCGCCATCCGCGCCTTCACCGCGACGAGCGCACTCGGTCGCGGCAATGCGGCGCACGCGGCGGCGCTGCGCACGCGGCGCGGTGGCCTGCGGCGCAACGATTTCGGCCCGACGCCGCTGCCGACCTGGATCGGCCGCGTCGATGGCGTCGAAGACGCGCCGCTGCCGTCGGCGCTGTCGCGCTGGGAATGCCGCAACAACCGGCTGGCCTGGATCGCCCTGCAGCACGACGGCGTGCAAACCGCACTCGAGGCCGTGGTCGCGCGGCATGGCGTCGACCGCGTGGCCCTCGTGGTGGGCACGTCGACCTCGAGCATCGGTGCCAGCGAGGAGGCCTATTCGCGCGCGCAGGAGGATGAAACCGGCACCCGCCGGTTCCCGGACGATCTGGCCCGGCCCATCGTCCATACCCCGCATTCGCTGGGCGATTTCCTGCAGCACGCCACCGGCCTGCGTGGCCCGTGCATCACCGTGGCCACTGCGTGCTCGTCGAGCGCCAAGGTCTTTGCGCAGGCCGCCCGGATGATCGAGGCGGGCCTGGTCGACGCGGCGCTGGTCGGCGGCGTCGACACGCTCTGCGGCAGCGTGCTGTTCGGCTTCAACGCCCTGGGCCTGGTGTCGAGCGCGCCCTGCCGTCCGTTCGATGCCGCCCGCGACGGCCTGTCGCTCGGCGAGGCCGGCGGATTCGCGGTACTCGAGCGGGCGGGGCCCGCCGACACCGGCTTGCAGCTGCGCGGCTACGGCGAGTCCAGCGATGCGCATCACATGTCGGCGCCGCACCCCGAGGGCCTCGGCGCGACGCTGGCGATGCGCGCGGCGCTCGACCGCGCCGCCATCGCGCCGGACGCGGTCGGCTATCTCAACCTGCACGGCACTTCGACCCCGGCCAACGATTCGGTCGAAGCGCGCGCGGTCGACGCGCTGTTCCCCGCATCGCTGCACGCCAGTTCGACCAAGGGCTGGACCGGCCACACGCTCGGCGCGGCCGGCATCGTCGAGTCCGTGATCGCCCTGCTCGCGCTCGAGACCGGCGTCCTGCCGGGGATCCTCGAAAGCAGCGTGCGCGATCCCGCCTGCGGGCCGCAGATCCGCTTCGACAACGCCGAGGCCGATATCGGATTCGCGATGAACAACTCCTTCGGCTTCGGCGGCAACAACTGCTCGCTGGTGTTCGGCAAGGTGGCGGCATGA
- a CDS encoding YdcF family protein → MRSPAGDIMAGMAVSHIAHRLRLLRDAHALHALAVAGAACVLSMGVVYVGYFLHVWRTARNAPCVPERGDCVLVFGKHAPAGRLDRDFNARLTRAAALWDSHAPSRVLLLGGGPAGSPTEAAVARKTLLALGVAPDAPLLLEDTSRDTLQNLRNARSLLATAELDSASATREVTLLSSRYHLARCALFAGNLGLRWELCAAEPKLDWRPGTLWRIAGEAGYVCWLDIGARWARLIGYRRLLERLS, encoded by the coding sequence ATGCGTTCACCTGCAGGCGACATAATGGCCGGCATGGCCGTCAGCCACATCGCCCATCGCCTGCGCCTGCTCAGAGACGCGCATGCCCTGCACGCGCTCGCCGTGGCCGGCGCAGCCTGCGTGCTCAGCATGGGAGTGGTGTACGTGGGCTATTTCCTGCACGTGTGGCGGACTGCGCGCAACGCGCCCTGCGTGCCCGAGCGCGGTGACTGCGTGCTGGTCTTCGGCAAGCACGCCCCGGCAGGACGGCTCGACCGGGATTTCAACGCGCGCCTCACGCGCGCCGCGGCGCTGTGGGATTCGCATGCGCCCAGTCGTGTGCTGCTCCTGGGCGGTGGCCCCGCGGGCAGTCCGACCGAGGCGGCGGTCGCGCGTAAGACGCTGTTGGCACTGGGCGTGGCACCGGACGCGCCACTGCTGCTCGAGGATACGTCGCGCGACACCCTGCAGAACCTGCGCAACGCGCGCAGCCTGCTGGCGACTGCGGAGCTCGATTCCGCGTCAGCCACGCGCGAAGTCACCCTCCTCAGCAGCCGCTATCACCTCGCCCGCTGCGCGCTGTTCGCCGGCAATCTGGGCCTGCGCTGGGAACTGTGCGCAGCCGAGCCGAAGCTGGACTGGCGGCCGGGCACGCTCTGGCGCATCGCCGGTGAGGCGGGCTACGTCTGCTGGCTGGACATCGGCGCGCGCTGGGCGCGGCTGATCGGTTATCGCCGGCTGCTGGAACGCCTGAGCTGA
- a CDS encoding DUF885 domain-containing protein encodes MKPLVLAIALSLAAPLGAFAHTDDARAAAATAAPAASPAWVARSNALSQILIDAQAPFQPEWAGFFGIPGYDDRVADLGPDHAERYRAAMAGARAKLQARLEVERDANVRQDLQILLGSIDESIEGSTLSERYLLPWTDAPQLIFGGINGLLSAQTPPERRAFALERLKRYAGLAEGSTPITMLARQRYEERLTNPDLLQPTKLEVQRAIDSADTYVAGIRKLFEEYGIQGADEALDAIAREITAYADWTRTNVLPKAREDTRLPPELYAFGLKQYGTDIDPQLLMQRAQLAFMEIRAQMQQLAPLVAQAKGIDATDYRGVITALKRDTIPNDRLEASYRQVIDAIDPIIDREGIVDVPQREMQMRLGSAAESAAQPAPHFRPAPLVGNTGQQGTFVLPVGNPGGSGDAAGDAYDDFNFDAVRWTLSAHEGRPGHELQFTAMVERGVSLARSMFAFNSVNVEGWALYAEAELVPYEPLDGQLIALQFRLLRAARAMLDPMLNLGMIDRERAGRVLTEEVMLSPAMARQELDRYTFNAPGQATSYFYGYTRILELRMRTELALGDKFDRRAFNNFLLDQGLLPPDQLAEAVETTFIPAQMQGPRQPR; translated from the coding sequence ATGAAACCACTCGTCCTCGCGATCGCCCTGTCCCTCGCCGCGCCGCTCGGCGCGTTTGCCCATACCGACGACGCCAGGGCGGCAGCCGCGACCGCGGCGCCTGCCGCGTCGCCGGCCTGGGTTGCCCGCAGCAATGCGCTGTCGCAGATCCTGATCGACGCGCAGGCCCCGTTCCAGCCCGAATGGGCCGGCTTCTTCGGCATTCCCGGCTACGACGATCGGGTCGCCGACCTCGGTCCCGACCATGCGGAACGCTACCGCGCTGCGATGGCCGGCGCGCGCGCCAAGCTGCAGGCCCGGCTGGAGGTCGAACGCGATGCGAACGTGCGCCAGGACTTGCAGATCCTGCTCGGCAGCATCGACGAGAGCATCGAGGGCAGCACGCTCAGCGAGCGTTACCTGTTGCCGTGGACCGATGCGCCGCAGCTGATCTTCGGCGGCATCAACGGCCTGCTGTCGGCGCAGACGCCCCCTGAGCGGCGGGCGTTCGCACTCGAGCGGCTCAAGCGTTACGCCGGACTGGCCGAAGGCAGCACCCCGATCACCATGCTCGCCCGCCAGCGCTACGAGGAGCGCCTGACGAACCCCGACCTGTTGCAGCCCACGAAGCTCGAGGTCCAGCGGGCCATCGACAGCGCCGACACCTACGTCGCCGGCATCCGCAAGCTGTTCGAGGAATACGGAATCCAGGGCGCTGACGAAGCGCTCGACGCGATCGCCAGGGAGATCACCGCCTACGCCGACTGGACCCGCACCAACGTCCTGCCCAAGGCGCGCGAAGACACGCGCCTGCCGCCGGAACTGTATGCGTTCGGGTTGAAGCAGTACGGCACCGACATCGATCCGCAGCTGCTGATGCAGCGCGCGCAGCTGGCCTTCATGGAGATCCGCGCCCAGATGCAGCAGCTTGCGCCGCTGGTTGCGCAGGCGAAAGGCATCGACGCGACCGACTACCGCGGTGTCATCACCGCGCTCAAGCGCGACACGATTCCCAACGACCGGCTCGAGGCCAGTTACCGCCAGGTCATCGACGCGATCGATCCGATCATCGACCGCGAGGGGATCGTCGACGTGCCGCAACGCGAGATGCAGATGCGCCTGGGTTCTGCAGCCGAATCGGCTGCACAACCCGCGCCGCATTTCCGTCCCGCGCCGCTGGTGGGCAACACCGGACAGCAGGGAACGTTCGTGCTGCCGGTCGGCAATCCGGGCGGAAGCGGCGACGCTGCCGGCGATGCCTACGACGATTTCAACTTCGACGCGGTGCGCTGGACGCTGTCCGCGCACGAGGGCCGCCCGGGCCACGAGCTGCAGTTCACCGCGATGGTCGAACGCGGCGTGTCGCTGGCGCGTTCGATGTTCGCGTTCAATTCGGTCAACGTCGAAGGCTGGGCGCTGTATGCCGAGGCCGAACTGGTGCCCTACGAACCGCTCGACGGCCAGCTGATCGCGCTGCAGTTCCGCCTGCTGCGGGCCGCGCGCGCCATGCTCGACCCGATGCTCAACCTCGGCATGATCGACCGCGAACGCGCCGGCCGCGTGCTGACCGAAGAGGTGATGCTGTCGCCGGCGATGGCGCGCCAGGAACTCGACCGCTACACCTTCAACGCACCGGGCCAGGCCACGAGCTACTTCTACGGCTACACCCGCATCCTCGAACTGCGCATGCGCACCGAACTCGCGCTCGGCGACAAGTTCGACCGACGCGCGTTCAACAACTTCCTGCTCGACCAGGGCCTGCTGCCGCCCGACCAGCTGGCCGAGGCGGTGGAGACGACGTTCATTCCGGCGCAGATGCAGGGCCCGCGCCAACCCCGCTGA
- a CDS encoding cytochrome c oxidase assembly factor Coa1 family protein: protein MERARLHPQVAARLGTPIKPGFMPLGDISMSTDGSGSAALRIPLRGPRGEARLVAVAERRGEVWRYESPTLDDDDAFPLAAPGTSIGEPPAPQ, encoded by the coding sequence GTGGAACGCGCCCGCCTGCATCCGCAGGTGGCTGCGCGGCTGGGGACGCCGATCAAGCCGGGTTTCATGCCGCTGGGCGACATCAGCATGTCCACCGACGGCAGCGGCAGCGCCGCCTTGCGCATTCCGCTGCGGGGGCCGCGGGGCGAGGCGCGCCTGGTCGCGGTCGCCGAGCGCCGAGGCGAAGTCTGGCGGTACGAATCACCGACGCTCGATGACGACGACGCATTCCCGCTCGCCGCGCCGGGTACGTCGATCGGGGAGCCGCCAGCACCGCAATGA